A region of the Deltaproteobacteria bacterium genome:
CCAGGCCCAGGCCGTGACCAACGCTTCGGGCGCCCTCGAATTCACGCTCACCGGCGACGCCGGTTCCGCCAATCAAATCTCCATCGTCAATTCCCCCGGAACCAGCGTGGCGGCCCTTCAGTCGGAAAAATTCACCCAGGTGTTGGGCGCCACCGACGGCTATGTCGAACGCCCCACCAACGCCGTGTCCGATGTCATCGCCGGCGTGACCATGACCCTGACCAAGGCCGGGGAATCGACCACCCTGACCACGGGTATCGACGCCAGAGCGATCACGGACAAGGTCCAAACCTTCGTGGACGGAGTGAACCAGGTCCTGACCCTGATCAAGGAGCAGACCCAGGTCACGACCGTGGGCGAAAACACCAACGGCTCCATCCTGACCGGCAATTATGGCGTGCAGATGATCCAGCAGAATCTCAAAAACATCCTGGCCCAAAAAGGCCAGGGTTTCGACTACGATCTGGATTCGGTCACGTCCCTGGGAAGCCTTGGCATCACCACGGACACGAATGAAGGTTCCCCGAATTTCGGACTCCTCCAATTCGACGAAAGCGCCTTCAGCTCGGCCCTGTCCTCGGATCCCGACGCTGTGGCCCGCTTGTTCAGCGCGGACATGTACCCCTCGACCAAGGAAATGGTGGATGGGGTGGCGGTCGAGTCCTCGAATTTCAAATTCGACTCCTACATCAAGGGCGTGACCGGAGCCGGCAATTTTGACCTGTCCTACACCGTCGATGCCAGCGGCACCATCACGACCGCGACCATCAATGGCTACGCGGCCAGCATCGACGGCAACAAAATCGTGGCCCAGGGCGATGGCAATACGGCCAAGGGTCTGGCCGTCGAGATCCTCAACCTGACGGCGGGCGACTATTCGGGACAAGTTCAGATCAAATCCGGCAAGGCCGAGGAATTATATCAAGAAATCAAGAAGTTGACAGCCACAGAAACCGGAACCCTGGATATTCTGAAAGACAACTATCAGGATATCATGGACTCCATCGATGAAAAAATCGCCTACGAAAAACGTCGTCTGACCTTGCTGGAAAGCAATCTCCGCCAACGCTTCGCCAATCTGGAAGCGGTTCTTGGCACCTACGACAATCTGTCGACGCAGCTCAGTTCCCAAATTTCAAGTCTGTCCAATTCATAAGGAGACATCATGCACAAAGCCGCCAACGCCTACAGGCAAACCCAGGTTACGACCACGAGTCCGGGACACCTGGTGGTCCTGCTCTACGACGGGGCCATCACCTTTCTGGAACAGGCCAAAGTCCGCATCGCGGAAAAAAATTACGCCCAGAAAGGGATTCTCATTTCCCAGGCCCTGGACGTTATCGCCGAGCTGGACAGCTCCCTCAATACGGAGCGGGGCGGGGAAATCGCCCAAAATCTGCACGGCCTATACATGTACTGCAATAACCGTCTGCTCCAGGCCAACCTCAAAATGGACACGGCCATTATCGACGAGGTCATCACCATTCTGGATTCGTTCCGTTCGGCCTTCGCCGAAATTTCGAACACCCAGCCGCCCATCATGCCCAAGCCCGCCGCAGCCTATTACGCCCGCTGAACCAAGCCCGCCTCCAGCGCATTTTCCCTTGCGCTGGAGGCGCGTCTTTGCCTAGCCTCCCGGAATACGAAACCCAAGACCAAGGACGCCCGATGTGCGGCATTGCCGGCTTTGTTCACCCCCGCCCGAACCCCTCCGATTCTGAAATCATCCGCGCCATGGCCTCGCGTCTGGTCCACCGGGGGCCGGATCACGAAGGTCTGTACCAGGACACCCTGTGCGCCCTGGCCTCCAGGCGTCTGGCCATCATCGATCAGGCCGGCGGCAACCAGCCCATGCAGGACGCCGAGCACGGCCAGATCCTGGTCGTCAACGGCGAAATCTACAATTTCCGCGAGCTGCGCGCCGAACTGACCGGACTGGGGCACGTTTTTCGGACCGCCTCGGACTCCGAGGTACTGCTCGCGGCCCACGTCCATTGGGGCGAAAACTGTTGGGCCAGGCTGGACGGAATGTTCGCCGCGGCCATTTGGGATCAAAAACGACAGCGGTTGACCCTGGCCCGCGACCGGCTGGGCAAAAAACCCCTGGTGTATACTGTGCTGGCGGACCAAACTCTGGTTTTCGCCTCCGAAATCAAGGCCTTGCTCCGCTTTCCCGGAGTCCAGGCCGCCATGAATCCCGTGGCCATGGACCGCATGCTGGACTATGGCTTCAACCTGGCCCCGAGCACGTTTCTGGATGGTATCCAGCAGGTCATGCCGGGCTCGATCCTCGAATACGAACGCGGCGGGCTGAACGCGCGGACATACTGGCGCCTGGACCTGGAACAACCCGTCGCGGACCTGTCCATGGCGGAAGCCGCCGAGGAACTTGAGTTTCGCCTGACCCAGGCCGTTCGGGCCAGGCTGGTGGCCGACGTACCGGTGGCCGCGTACCTGAGCGGTGGCATCGATTCGAGCAGCGTGACCGCCCTCTATGCCAAATTGACGGACACGCCGGTCCACAGCCTGTCCATCACCTTCGAGGAGGCGGGCTACGACGAGCGCCATTTCGCGCGTCTGGTCTCGGAGCACTGCGGCACGATCCACCACGAATTTTTGTGCTCCATCGAAGAGCATGAAATCGCGGACCTGATCTGGCACCTGGAAACGCCGCTGGTCACCCTGCTCAACCTTCCCCTGTTTTTATTGTCCAAACAAATCCGCTCCATGGGTTTCAAGGTGGTGCTGTCCGGCGATGGCGCCGACGAAATCCTGGGCGGCTATGACTATTTCAAGCTCCAAAAACTCATGGCCTTCATTGGTCGGCACGAAACGCCGGCCCGGGCCAACCTGCTGCGCCGGCTCCATCCAACCCTGACTCCCGCCCAGGCCTGGATGCACTACCTCCGCCTCAAGGCCTATCCCGAGGTCCATCCGGCCCTGCCCTACAGATTTCAGGCCTTCCAACTCAAAAGCCAACTATTGTCCGACGCCTTTCTGGACCGGCTCGTGCCCCGCCTGGACGAACGGGCCATGGACATACCTTCCGTGCCCGATTCGCGCCCGCTGCTGGACCGGGCACTGTATCTGGAAACCCGGATGAGGCTGCCCAACCTGACCCTGGCCCTAGCCGACACCATGAGCATGGCCAATTCCGTGGAGCTGCGGTCGCCGTTCATGGATCACCATCTCGTGGAATTTCTGTTCCGGATACCGCACCATTATAAAATGCGGGGGCTGAACGAAAAATATCTGCTCAAACGCTGCTCCCGGTCGTTTCTGCCGCCCGAAATCCCGGCCCGACGCAAGCAGCCGTTGGCGCCTCCCGGCAAATGGTTCGTGAAGAAATTCCGAACCATGATCGGCGATGTCCTTTCGGCCGAAACAGTTCGCGCCAAGGGGTATTTCCGTCCGGAATTCACGGACCATCTGCTGGCCGAATTCGATGCCGACGGACCCGTGGACTTCAGCGGCGTTCTTGTCGTGGCCTTCTTCGTCCATCTGTGGGACGATCTCTTTCTCTCCAAGGCGCGGCCCGGTTGCTAATCAGGTCCGGAGCGGGTATCAGCCTTGCCGCAACAGGAGAACGCGCCCACCATGAACATCACCTGTCCCAACTGTGGATTCAGCCGGCATGTCGACGAAGCAAGCCTCCCCCAACGGGCGGTCATGGCGACGTGCCCCAAATGCAAGCACCGCTTCAAATTTCGGGAAATGCCCGTTTCTTCCCGCCCCCGACCCGAAGAGCCGGTGGAGCCGGCCGAACACCGCGTGGACCGACCCGTTCCTGTGGCCGCGGAACCCATCGAACCGCCCTCTCCACCCAAGGAACCCGCCGAGGCACCCCGCGACGAAGATCTCTGGAAAGAACTCGAAGCCCTCGACGAGGAGGACGTTCCGGAGCGCCCGGCACCGGAAGATCCAATCGTCCCCCGGCTGCCAGCCTGGGAACAGGCCACGGCCGGCTATCCACGGGCTTTCATCCAAACATTCCTGGACATGGTGTCCAACCCCAAACTCTTTTTCCAGGCCATGCCCG
Encoded here:
- the fliS gene encoding flagellar export chaperone FliS; translated protein: MHKAANAYRQTQVTTTSPGHLVVLLYDGAITFLEQAKVRIAEKNYAQKGILISQALDVIAELDSSLNTERGGEIAQNLHGLYMYCNNRLLQANLKMDTAIIDEVITILDSFRSAFAEISNTQPPIMPKPAAAYYAR
- the asnB gene encoding asparagine synthase (glutamine-hydrolyzing), whose product is MCGIAGFVHPRPNPSDSEIIRAMASRLVHRGPDHEGLYQDTLCALASRRLAIIDQAGGNQPMQDAEHGQILVVNGEIYNFRELRAELTGLGHVFRTASDSEVLLAAHVHWGENCWARLDGMFAAAIWDQKRQRLTLARDRLGKKPLVYTVLADQTLVFASEIKALLRFPGVQAAMNPVAMDRMLDYGFNLAPSTFLDGIQQVMPGSILEYERGGLNARTYWRLDLEQPVADLSMAEAAEELEFRLTQAVRARLVADVPVAAYLSGGIDSSSVTALYAKLTDTPVHSLSITFEEAGYDERHFARLVSEHCGTIHHEFLCSIEEHEIADLIWHLETPLVTLLNLPLFLLSKQIRSMGFKVVLSGDGADEILGGYDYFKLQKLMAFIGRHETPARANLLRRLHPTLTPAQAWMHYLRLKAYPEVHPALPYRFQAFQLKSQLLSDAFLDRLVPRLDERAMDIPSVPDSRPLLDRALYLETRMRLPNLTLALADTMSMANSVELRSPFMDHHLVEFLFRIPHHYKMRGLNEKYLLKRCSRSFLPPEIPARRKQPLAPPGKWFVKKFRTMIGDVLSAETVRAKGYFRPEFTDHLLAEFDADGPVDFSGVLVVAFFVHLWDDLFLSKARPGC